In a genomic window of Gossypium arboreum isolate Shixiya-1 chromosome 9, ASM2569848v2, whole genome shotgun sequence:
- the LOC108455019 gene encoding uncharacterized protein LOC108455019, translating to MVMEHSFWLSIMFMVALGVAHSADSTLRFGMLPKGVLIPSFGSSTHSTVSLMTSISSLLSKSSNSRILPTGVPIPPSGPSGSTLDPPPPSSILTSSSLLKSSNFKILPIGVPIPPSGPSGSTSDPPPPSSISKFSSLLKSSNFKILPTGVHIPPSGPNESTSDLPPPSSITTSSSLVKSLNFKILPTGVAIPLSGPSGSTSDPPPPPSISTSSSLLKSSNFRIIPTGVVIPPSGPSGSTSDPPPPPSVSTSSSLLKSSNFRILPTGVPIPPPGPSGSTSDPPHPPSVSTSSSLLKSSNFRILSTGVPIPPSGPSGSTSDPPPPPLILTSLLKSSNFKILSTGVPIPPSRPSESTSYPPPPLLISTSLSISKSLNFGMLPKSPPSGPSGHTLDPPPPPTKM from the coding sequence ATGGTGATGGAGCATAGCTTTTGGTTATCCATAATGTTTATGGTTGCATTAGGTGTAGCACATTCGGCAGATTCAACCCTTCGATTTGGGATGCTGCCTAAAGGCGTGCTTATTCCTTCATTTGGATCTAGTACACATTCAACTGTTTCACTAATGACATCGATATCTTCATTACTTTCAAAGAGTTCAAATTCTAGGATTCTACCTACAGGTGTGCCTATTCCTCCGTCAGGACCTAGTGGAAGTACATTAGATCCACCTCCTCCATCGTCAATATTGACATCTTCATCACTTTTGAAAAGTTCAAATTTCAAGATTCTACCTATAGGTGTTCCTATTCCTCCGTCGGGACCTAGTGGAAGTACATCAGATCCGCCACCTCCATCGTCAATATCGAAATTTTCATCACTTTTGAAGAGTTCAAATTTCAAGATTCTACCTACAGGTGTGCATATTCCTCCGTCAGGACCTAATGAAAGTACATCAGATCTGCCACCTCCATCGTCAATAACGACATCTTCATCACTTGTGAAGAGTTTAAATTTCAAGATTCTACCTACAGGTGTGGCTATTCCTCTGTCGGGACCTAGTGGAAGTACATCAGATCCGCCACCTCCACCGTCAATATCGACATCTTCATCACTTTTGAAGAGTTCAAATTTTAGGATTATACCTACAGGTGTGGTTATTCCTCCGTCGGGACCTAGTGGAAGTACATCAGATCCACCTCCTCCACCGTCAGTATCGACATCTTCATCACTTTTGAAGAGTTCAAATTTCAGGATTCTACCTACAGGTGTGCCTATTCCTCCGCCGGGACCTAGTGGAAGTACATCAGATCCACCTCATCCACCGTCAGTATCGACATCTTCATCACTTTTGAAGAGTTCAAATTTTAGGATTCTATCTACAGGTGTGCCTATTCCTCCATCAGGACCTAGTGGAAGTACATCAGATCCACCTCCTCCACCGTTAATATTGACATCACTTTTAAAGAGTTCAAATTTCAAGATTCTATCTACTGGTGTGCCTATTCCTCCGTCAAGACCTAGTGAAAGTACATCATATCCACCTCCTCCATTGTTAATATCAACATCTTTATCAATTTCAAAAAGTTTGAACTTCGGGATGCTGCCTAAAAGTCCTCCGTCAGGACCTAGTGGACATACATTGGATCCACCTCCTCCACCAACAAAAATGTAA